The Acidimicrobiia bacterium genomic interval GCGAGCGGAAGGTTGCGGTTGGCTTCGCTGCCCGCGTCTGTGCCGCGCTCGTCGGCGAAGCCCGCGTAGTGCGGGAACCAACCGTGCGCGGGATCGATGTGCGCGGACCCGTAGGACACGTCGCCGCGCGCGTAGAAGATCTCCTGCGTCCCGTTGCCGTGGTGCGCGTCGACGTCGACGATCGCGACACGCGCGCAGCCCTGGTCCCGCAGGTACTGCGCGGCGACCGCCGCGTTGTTGAGGTAGCACGAGCCGCCGTAGAAGTCGGGCCCGACGTGGTGACCGGGCGGCCGCACCGCCGCGTACGCGGCGGGCGCGCCCGCGAGCACGAGGTCGCAGGCGGTCAACGCGCCGTCGACCGCGGCACGCGCCGCGGTGTAGGTACCCGCGCTGATCAAGGTCATCGTGTCCATCGCGTAGAGGCCGGCCATCGCACGGATCGCGGCAGGCGGGTGCGGCGGCCGGCCCGACGTGAGCTGGCGCAGCGCGAACACGTACGGCACGACGACCGGCTGGCCCGGGTCCTCGACGTGACCCTCCTCGACCCACCGGCGGTGTGCGCATTCGAGGTACGCGACGAAGTCGGCCGAGTGCACGCGCAGCAACGGGTCGTCGCCGTGGTCGGTGGCGGGGGTCAACTCGCAGCCGGCGGCGCGCAGTGCGGCGCCGAGCGCGTCGCCTCGCTCGGGCTCCTCGTCGCCGGGCACCGGCACGCCCAGCCAGATGCCCGCGCCGGGCGCGTGCCCGCGGTGGCGCTCGTCCCAGACCACGGGCATCGAGACCACAGGGCCGTCCACGCCGTCCACGTCGTCACCGTAACGTCACGAACTCCCCGAAAGCCTCAACTGGAGGTCCCGCGACGACGATGGAACGGCATGGCCGTCTCGGTCTTCCGGGCGCATGCCGCGCACTTCGTCGTGTTCGGACTGCCGATGCTCGCACTCGTCGGCGCGATCGGATGGCAGGAGCTGCGCGCCCGCTGGACGCCTCACACCGCGACCGCGCCGGCGCCGGAGCCGGGATCGGTCGGTCTGCGAACGGCCGCGTGGGGTCTCGTGATCGCCGCGTTCATCCACGCGTTCGTCGTCCCCGCGCACTTCCGCGCGTCGGCGTTGTACGGCGCGTTCTTCACGGTGCTCGCGGTGGTCCAAGTCGCGTGCGCGTGGCGGATCGCGGGCACGCCCGGTCGCGCGCTCGTGCGCGCGATCGCGATCAGCAGCGCGTGTGTCGTGGTGCTGTGGCTCGTGAGCCGGACGACCGGCCTTCCCGTCGGGCCGACGCCGTGGCGACCCGAAGGCTTCGGCGCGGCCGACGAGATCTCGAGCGCGCTCGAAGCGCTCACGGTGTGGGGGTGCTGGATCGCGCTGCACCCGCTCGCCGCGCGGCGCGGCATCGAGGGATCGCGATCGGTGGTGGCGCGATGAGCGACGAGACGCGGCAGCGCAGCGTCGTGCTGCGGCTCTGGCACCGCACGATCGACTGGTTGCCCGAGGGCCGCGCGCTGCCCGAGCGTGTCTGGCAACGTCGACACACCTTGATCGTGCGCTATGCACTGGTCCAGGCCTTGGCGCTCGCGGTCTTCGGTTTGCTGCGCGGGTTCGCCTTCGCCCTCGTCGCGGGGGAGGCCGCGCTGATCGCGGTGCCGGCGGTCGCCGCGCTCGCGCCGCACGCGAGCCGTCGCACGCGCATGCTCTCGTCGACGATGTCGCTGATGCTCGCGTCGGCCGCCTTCGTCGACTTCGCGGGCGGCATGACCGAGGCCCACTTCCTCTTCTTCGTGATGGTCGGCGTCGTCGCGCTCTACCAGGACTGGAGCGCCTTCGGCCTCTGCATCCTCATGACCGTCCTGCACCACGCGGTGATGGGTTGGTTCCTGCCGCAGGACGTCTACGGATCG includes:
- a CDS encoding histone deacetylase family protein, which produces MDGVDGPVVSMPVVWDERHRGHAPGAGIWLGVPVPGDEEPERGDALGAALRAAGCELTPATDHGDDPLLRVHSADFVAYLECAHRRWVEEGHVEDPGQPVVVPYVFALRQLTSGRPPHPPAAIRAMAGLYAMDTMTLISAGTYTAARAAVDGALTACDLVLAGAPAAYAAVRPPGHHVGPDFYGGSCYLNNAAVAAQYLRDQGCARVAIVDVDAHHGNGTQEIFYARGDVSYGSAHIDPAHGWFPHYAGFADERGTDAGSEANRNLPLAPGAGDDEWLAAVDALVAEAGEHRPDALVVSLGVDGAADDPNSPFAVTADGYRAIGARLASLDRPTVLVQEGGYVLDTLG